A window from Variovorax sp. PBL-E5 encodes these proteins:
- the flgL gene encoding flagellar hook-associated protein FlgL, translated as MRISTQSFYEQSLNAMGQQQQQLFKVQQQLGTNSKFLTAGDDPVGAARSLGVSQTLAESAQYASSRDHAMLSLSREEGALDSVTSILQNIKTLTVQAGNGTLSDADRNALATTIQSNLDQLVGVANSDDGNGQFLFGGFKSANAPFAATAGGGVQYVGDQGQRLMQVDVARQMSTSDDGRTVFQSVQGGAGYVASGTAGNTGSGVFGAIGVTDATAANYGKDFTISFAGGNYTVTTKDTPPVVAATGAFTPDTPIAFGGLQISISGKPADGDSFDVSTARNAGTDIFAAIGQLVSALRTPLEGGGDAAQAKLLNALSTANVKVSNAHDNVLTILSSVGSRQNELDALNTSGATRDLQDKSYLSSIQDLDPASAISEFYQRQTSLQATQLTFAKLSSISLMNYL; from the coding sequence ATGCGCATCAGCACCCAGTCTTTCTACGAGCAGAGCCTCAACGCGATGGGGCAGCAGCAGCAGCAGCTGTTCAAGGTCCAGCAGCAGCTCGGGACCAACTCCAAGTTCCTCACGGCCGGCGACGACCCGGTCGGCGCGGCGCGCTCGCTCGGCGTCAGCCAGACGCTGGCCGAGTCGGCGCAGTACGCATCGAGCCGCGACCACGCGATGCTGTCGCTGTCGCGCGAGGAAGGCGCGCTGGACTCCGTCACCTCGATCCTCCAGAACATCAAGACCCTCACCGTGCAGGCCGGCAACGGCACGCTGTCGGATGCCGACCGCAACGCGCTGGCCACCACCATCCAGAGCAACCTCGACCAGCTGGTCGGCGTGGCCAACTCCGACGACGGCAACGGGCAGTTCCTGTTCGGCGGCTTCAAGAGCGCCAACGCGCCCTTCGCCGCGACGGCCGGCGGCGGCGTGCAGTACGTGGGCGACCAGGGCCAGCGGCTGATGCAGGTGGATGTCGCGCGGCAGATGTCGACCTCGGACGACGGCCGCACCGTCTTCCAGTCGGTGCAGGGCGGCGCGGGCTATGTCGCTTCGGGCACGGCCGGCAACACCGGCTCCGGCGTGTTCGGCGCGATCGGCGTGACCGATGCGACCGCGGCCAACTATGGCAAGGATTTCACCATCAGCTTCGCCGGCGGCAACTACACGGTGACGACCAAGGACACGCCGCCGGTCGTCGCGGCCACCGGCGCGTTCACACCCGACACGCCGATCGCCTTCGGCGGCCTGCAGATCAGCATCAGCGGCAAGCCGGCGGACGGCGACAGCTTCGACGTCTCGACGGCCAGGAACGCCGGCACCGACATCTTCGCCGCCATCGGCCAACTGGTCAGCGCGCTGCGCACGCCGCTCGAAGGCGGCGGCGACGCGGCGCAGGCCAAGCTGCTCAACGCGCTGAGCACCGCCAACGTCAAGGTCAGCAACGCGCACGACAACGTGCTGACCATCCTGTCGTCGGTGGGCTCGCGCCAGAACGAGCTCGACGCGCTCAACACCAGCGGCGCGACGCGCGACCTGCAGGACAAGAGCTACCTCTCGTCCATCCAGGACCTGGATCCGGCCAGCGCGATCTCCGAGTTCTACCAGCGGCAGACCTCGCTGCAGGCCACGCAGCTGACCTTCGCCAAGCTCAGCAGCATCTCGCTGATGAACTACCTGTAG
- a CDS encoding ABC transporter ATP-binding protein, translating to MTSRITFEKVRKEFVVRPDDGGPAQRFTALEDISLEVEAGEFLTLVGPSGCGKSTLLDLLGGLTSPTSGRILLDGKPISGPGRDRAIVFQQYALFPWRTALQNIEFGLEVAGVAPAVRRERARHYLDLVGLSAFGNRHPHELSGGMKQRVAIARSLACEPEVLLMDEPFAALDAQTRENLQVELLRIWRATGKTIVFITHGIDEAIVLGQRVAVMSARPGRIRQVFEVPAALKQAAEDVRSLPLFGSVRHQIWTLLQDAPSLSSIPSNQEAIAHV from the coding sequence ATGACCTCGCGCATCACCTTCGAAAAAGTGCGCAAGGAGTTCGTGGTCCGCCCGGACGACGGCGGCCCGGCGCAACGCTTCACGGCGCTCGAGGACATCTCGCTCGAGGTCGAGGCCGGCGAGTTCCTCACGCTGGTGGGCCCGAGCGGCTGCGGCAAGTCGACCTTGCTCGATCTGCTGGGCGGGCTGACTTCGCCGACCTCCGGGCGCATCCTGCTCGACGGCAAACCGATCAGCGGGCCGGGCCGCGATCGCGCGATCGTGTTCCAGCAGTACGCGCTGTTCCCCTGGCGCACGGCGCTGCAGAACATCGAATTCGGGCTCGAAGTGGCGGGCGTTGCGCCCGCCGTGCGGCGCGAGCGGGCGCGGCACTACCTCGACCTCGTCGGGCTCTCGGCCTTCGGCAACCGCCATCCGCACGAACTGTCGGGCGGCATGAAGCAGCGCGTCGCGATCGCGCGCAGCCTGGCCTGCGAGCCCGAGGTGCTGCTGATGGACGAGCCCTTTGCCGCGCTCGATGCGCAGACACGCGAGAACCTGCAGGTCGAGCTGTTGCGCATCTGGCGCGCCACCGGCAAGACCATCGTCTTCATCACGCACGGCATCGACGAGGCCATCGTGCTCGGCCAGCGCGTGGCGGTGATGAGCGCGCGGCCCGGCCGCATCCGGCAGGTGTTCGAGGTTCCCGCGGCGCTCAAGCAGGCGGCGGAGGACGTGCGTTCGCTGCCGCTCTTCGGCAGCGTGCGGCACCAGATCTGGACCCTGCTGCAGGACGCGCCGTCCCTCTCTTCCATTCCATCCAACCAAGAGGCGATCGCCCATGTCTAG
- a CDS encoding chemotaxis protein CheW — protein sequence MKTTDTSKPAAEHAAPATARADKPLEFLSFTLGAEEYGIDIQKVQELRGYDAVTRIANAPEYIKGVVNLRGVIVPIIDMRVKFNLGTPSYDQFTVVIVLNIGGRVVGMVVDSVSDVITLTPEQIKPAPQMGSVLDTDYLIGLGTVDERMLILVDIGRLMSSDEMGLVEAIA from the coding sequence ATGAAGACCACAGACACATCGAAGCCGGCCGCGGAGCATGCGGCCCCGGCGACGGCACGCGCGGACAAGCCGCTGGAGTTCCTTTCCTTCACGCTGGGCGCGGAGGAATACGGCATCGACATCCAGAAGGTGCAGGAGCTGCGCGGGTACGACGCGGTGACGCGGATCGCGAACGCGCCGGAATACATCAAGGGGGTGGTGAACCTGCGCGGGGTCATCGTGCCGATCATCGACATGCGGGTGAAGTTCAACCTGGGCACGCCGAGCTACGACCAGTTCACGGTGGTGATCGTGCTGAACATCGGCGGCCGTGTGGTGGGGATGGTGGTGGACAGCGTGTCGGACGTGATCACCCTGACGCCCGAACAGATCAAACCGGCGCCGCAGATGGGCTCGGTGCTGGACACCGACTACCTGATCGGCCTCGGCACGGTCGATGAGCGGATGCTGATCCTGGTCGACATCGGCCGCCTCATGTCCAGCGACGAGATGGGCCTCGTCGAAGCCATTGCCTGA
- a CDS encoding ABC transporter permease, whose product MSSAQQTLHHTLQTSAPPDAVPWRATALRPVRWLARALDRTAILVLLAVLWEVLPRLDLTDPTFLPPLSEVLAAGWSLALNGQLAEHTGASLFRALAGLLIAVAYAIPLGLAIGWYRRLADRLDPLIEILRNTAPLALLPVFILVLGIGEVSKVALVVYACSWPLLLNTISAVQQVDPLLIKSARTMGATPMQLFRKVILPASVPAVFVGIRLASASAILVLVASEMVGAKAGLGYLIIYSQYNFQIPQMYFGIIAITSLGLVFNWLLQRLEHHFTAWKHP is encoded by the coding sequence ATGTCTAGTGCCCAACAGACCCTGCACCACACGCTGCAGACTTCCGCACCGCCCGATGCCGTGCCATGGCGCGCGACGGCGCTGCGGCCCGTGCGCTGGCTCGCCCGCGCGCTGGACCGCACGGCCATCCTCGTGCTGCTCGCAGTCCTCTGGGAGGTCCTGCCCCGGCTGGATCTGACCGATCCGACCTTCCTGCCGCCGTTGTCCGAAGTTCTCGCCGCGGGATGGAGCCTGGCGCTCAATGGCCAACTCGCGGAGCACACCGGCGCCAGCCTGTTCCGCGCGCTGGCGGGCCTCCTGATCGCGGTGGCCTATGCGATCCCGCTGGGCCTGGCCATCGGCTGGTACCGGCGGCTGGCCGATCGATTGGATCCGCTGATCGAGATCCTGCGCAACACCGCGCCGCTGGCGCTGCTGCCGGTGTTCATCCTGGTGCTGGGCATCGGCGAGGTGTCGAAGGTGGCGCTGGTCGTCTACGCGTGCTCGTGGCCGCTGCTGCTCAACACCATCTCGGCGGTGCAGCAGGTGGACCCGCTGCTGATCAAATCCGCGCGCACCATGGGCGCGACGCCGATGCAGCTGTTCCGCAAGGTGATCCTGCCGGCCTCGGTGCCCGCGGTCTTCGTCGGCATCCGGCTGGCGAGCGCCTCGGCCATCCTGGTGCTGGTCGCCTCCGAGATGGTGGGCGCGAAGGCGGGGCTGGGCTATCTGATCATCTATTCGCAATACAACTTCCAGATCCCGCAGATGTACTTCGGGATCATCGCCATCACCTCGCTCGGCCTTGTCTTCAACTGGCTGCTGCAGCGGCTCGAACACCATTTCACCGCCTGGAAACATCCATGA
- a CDS encoding TauD/TfdA dioxygenase family protein, which produces MSTVTATNIDTSFGDLYIRRVAGRIGGEVLNVKLSARLDGEVIASIHAALVRHKVLFFRGQTQLGDREQEAFGARFGRVVPHPTVPAVEGLKLLELDASRGGGRADSWHTDVTFVDAFPKISILRGVTLPVHGGDTVWANTAAAYEQLPAGLRTLADGLWAVHSNAYDYAGGRDVVDPERLRHYQDVFASAVYEAEHPLVHVHPVSGERALLLGHFIRKISGLSSAESARIFEILQSRVIALENTVRWTWQKDDVVIWDNRATQHYAINDYGDQPRVVRRVTIEGEPAVSVDGQRSRTRRRPDAVNDGRLGADLARAA; this is translated from the coding sequence GTGAGCACTGTCACCGCAACCAACATCGATACCTCTTTCGGCGATTTGTATATTCGCCGCGTCGCCGGCCGCATCGGCGGCGAGGTCCTCAACGTCAAGCTGAGCGCGCGGCTGGATGGCGAGGTGATTGCCTCGATCCATGCGGCGCTTGTCCGGCACAAGGTGCTGTTCTTCCGCGGACAGACGCAGCTCGGCGACCGCGAGCAGGAGGCCTTCGGCGCGCGCTTCGGCCGCGTCGTGCCGCATCCGACGGTGCCCGCGGTCGAAGGCCTGAAGCTGCTGGAGCTCGATGCCTCGCGCGGCGGCGGTCGTGCCGATTCGTGGCACACCGACGTCACCTTCGTCGATGCCTTTCCGAAGATCTCGATCCTGCGCGGCGTCACGCTGCCGGTCCATGGCGGCGATACCGTGTGGGCCAACACCGCGGCCGCCTACGAGCAACTGCCGGCCGGACTCCGCACGCTCGCCGATGGCCTGTGGGCGGTGCACAGCAACGCGTACGACTACGCCGGCGGCCGCGACGTGGTGGACCCCGAACGGCTGCGGCACTACCAGGACGTGTTCGCCTCCGCCGTGTACGAGGCCGAGCATCCGCTGGTGCACGTGCATCCCGTGTCGGGCGAACGCGCGCTGCTGCTGGGCCACTTCATCCGCAAGATCTCGGGACTCTCGAGCGCGGAGTCCGCGCGCATCTTCGAGATCCTGCAAAGCCGCGTGATCGCGCTGGAGAACACGGTGCGATGGACCTGGCAGAAGGACGACGTGGTGATCTGGGACAACCGCGCGACCCAGCACTACGCCATCAACGACTACGGCGACCAGCCGCGCGTCGTGCGCCGCGTCACGATCGAAGGCGAGCCCGCGGTGTCGGTGGACGGACAGCGCAGCCGAACGCGCCGGCGCCCCGATGCCGTCAACGACGGACGCCTCGGCGCCGACCTCGCACGCGCTGCCTGA
- a CDS encoding methyl-accepting chemotaxis protein → MNFLSNLRIGTRLATGFAIVLGLTILSSAFALVSARNSAEATRHMMQGPLAKERLIADWYVLTYSAIARTSMIAKTSDETLPVTFADVISDSVKKGSETMAKVQALLVADVEKTTFQSIVDLRAKYQTAKDLVGKTKAAGDAAETERVFKDVFTPAAKAYEGRVLDLLAMERKAIDDQSRAIDAANARSFNLRLALTLLTVIAGGAFAFFISRSIVRPLGHAIKVAETVAGGDLSSHIEVASRDETGQLMQALKHMNASLAKVVGEVRSGTDTMATASSQIASGNQDLSSRTEEQASSLQQTAASMEELTSTVKQNADNARQANQLAVSASEVAVKGGSVVSQVVDTMGSINASSRKIVDIIGVIDGIAFQTNILALNAAVEAARAGEQGRGFAVVASEVRNLAQRSAAAAKEIKTLIGDSVDKVEEGSKQVAEAGRTMQEIVGSVKRVTDIMGEITAASQEQTSGIEQINQAITQMDQVTQQNAALVEEAAAAAASLQEQAASLSSVVGVFKLDAGTHGASPLARIVPIAGAAPRTPAKARAKALPAQREKGAGSQPQLALAAGAAGDWTEF, encoded by the coding sequence ATGAACTTTCTTTCCAACCTCCGTATCGGCACGCGCCTGGCGACCGGCTTTGCCATCGTCCTCGGCCTGACCATCCTCTCGTCCGCCTTCGCGCTCGTCAGCGCCCGCAACAGCGCGGAAGCCACCCGCCACATGATGCAGGGTCCGCTGGCGAAGGAGCGGCTCATCGCCGACTGGTATGTGCTGACCTACTCGGCCATCGCGCGCACCTCGATGATCGCCAAGACCTCCGACGAGACGCTGCCCGTCACCTTCGCCGACGTGATCTCCGACAGCGTGAAGAAAGGCAGCGAGACCATGGCCAAGGTCCAGGCGCTGCTGGTGGCCGATGTCGAGAAGACGACCTTCCAGTCGATCGTCGACCTGCGCGCCAAGTACCAGACGGCCAAGGACCTGGTCGGCAAGACCAAGGCGGCCGGCGACGCGGCAGAGACGGAGCGGGTCTTCAAGGACGTCTTCACGCCGGCCGCGAAGGCCTACGAAGGGCGGGTGCTCGACCTGCTGGCGATGGAGCGCAAGGCGATCGATGACCAGAGCCGGGCCATCGACGCGGCGAACGCGCGCAGCTTCAACCTGAGGCTGGCGTTGACCCTGCTGACGGTGATCGCCGGCGGCGCCTTCGCGTTCTTCATCTCGCGCAGCATCGTGCGGCCGCTGGGCCATGCGATCAAGGTCGCGGAGACGGTGGCCGGCGGGGACCTGAGCTCGCACATCGAAGTGGCGAGCCGCGACGAGACGGGCCAGCTGATGCAGGCGCTCAAGCACATGAATGCGAGCCTGGCGAAGGTGGTCGGCGAGGTGCGCTCGGGCACCGACACCATGGCGACGGCGTCGAGCCAGATCGCCTCGGGCAACCAGGATCTTTCTTCGCGCACCGAAGAGCAGGCGAGTTCGCTGCAGCAGACGGCAGCGTCGATGGAAGAGCTCACCTCCACCGTCAAGCAGAACGCGGACAACGCGCGCCAGGCCAACCAGCTCGCCGTGTCCGCTTCGGAAGTCGCAGTCAAGGGCGGCAGTGTCGTCAGCCAGGTGGTCGACACCATGGGCTCGATCAATGCGTCCTCGCGCAAGATCGTGGACATCATCGGCGTGATCGACGGCATCGCATTCCAGACCAACATCCTGGCGCTCAACGCAGCGGTCGAAGCCGCCCGTGCCGGCGAACAGGGCAGGGGCTTTGCCGTCGTCGCTTCGGAAGTGCGCAACCTCGCGCAACGCTCGGCCGCGGCGGCCAAGGAAATCAAGACCCTGATCGGCGATTCGGTGGACAAGGTCGAGGAAGGCAGCAAGCAGGTGGCCGAGGCGGGCCGCACGATGCAAGAGATCGTCGGCAGCGTCAAGCGCGTGACCGACATCATGGGCGAGATCACGGCGGCCAGCCAGGAGCAGACCTCGGGCATCGAGCAGATCAACCAGGCGATCACGCAGATGGACCAGGTCACGCAGCAGAACGCAGCGCTGGTGGAAGAGGCGGCAGCGGCTGCGGCCTCGCTGCAGGAGCAGGCTGCCAGCCTGTCGAGCGTGGTCGGTGTGTTCAAGCTCGATGCCGGCACACATGGCGCCTCGCCGCTTGCCCGCATCGTGCCGATCGCCGGTGCGGCGCCCCGGACGCCCGCGAAGGCACGCGCCAAGGCCTTGCCCGCGCAACGCGAAAAGGGCGCGGGATCGCAGCCCCAGCTTGCGCTCGCTGCAGGCGCGGCCGGCGACTGGACGGAGTTCTAG
- a CDS encoding methyl-accepting chemotaxis protein: MQWFQQLRVSVRLILSFLVVAAVGGAISALGIFHMGRINALTESLYDNELHALKAAQEAHIDLIDASRAQMSLLSASTRGDRNTGAKALKSALEGLEAQLAQARPLLQDSDEGQALFKQYESLMPPFRKRMLDFVALISRQSLDSSQFDGQVTEDSDKLLKDSRVLEDVLRKMVVYSDQRAKASVDDVGETYRTSRLLMAALALAGIVGSVGLGVIVARLLARQLGGEPGYAAAVVGRIAGGDLTDEVQARSAKDGSLLHSIKQMQHQLTEVIGRIRVSTDTIATASGQIAVGNQDLSSRTEEQASSLQQTAASMEELTSTVKQNADNARQANQLAVSASEVAVKGGSVVSQVVDTMGSINASSRKIVDIIGVIDGIAFQTNILALNAAVEAARAGEQGRGFAVVASEVRNLAQRSAAAAKEIKTLIGDSVDKVEEGSKQVAEAGRTMQEIVGSVKRVTDIMGEITAASQEQTSGIEQINQAITQMDQVTQQNAALVEEAAAAAASLQEQAGSLVEAVGVFSLRTA, encoded by the coding sequence ATGCAATGGTTCCAACAGCTTCGCGTGAGCGTCCGGCTGATCCTCAGTTTCCTGGTCGTCGCGGCGGTGGGCGGCGCCATCAGTGCGCTCGGCATCTTCCACATGGGCCGCATCAATGCATTGACCGAAAGCCTCTACGACAACGAGCTGCATGCGTTGAAGGCTGCGCAGGAGGCCCACATCGACCTCATCGATGCGAGCCGCGCCCAGATGAGCCTGCTGTCGGCCTCCACGCGCGGCGACCGCAACACCGGCGCGAAGGCGCTGAAGTCCGCGCTGGAAGGCCTCGAAGCGCAGCTCGCGCAAGCCAGGCCGCTGCTCCAGGACAGCGACGAGGGACAGGCGCTCTTCAAGCAGTACGAGAGCCTGATGCCGCCGTTCAGGAAGCGCATGCTGGATTTCGTGGCGCTGATTTCCAGGCAGTCGCTGGACAGCTCGCAGTTCGATGGCCAGGTGACCGAGGACAGCGACAAGCTGCTGAAGGATTCGCGCGTGCTCGAGGACGTGCTGAGGAAGATGGTGGTCTACAGTGACCAACGCGCCAAGGCCAGCGTCGACGATGTGGGCGAGACCTACCGGACCTCGCGGCTGCTGATGGCGGCGCTGGCGCTGGCCGGGATCGTCGGCAGCGTGGGTCTGGGCGTGATCGTGGCGCGTCTGCTGGCGCGTCAATTGGGCGGCGAGCCGGGTTATGCCGCGGCGGTGGTGGGCCGCATCGCCGGCGGCGACCTGACGGACGAGGTGCAGGCGCGCTCGGCGAAGGACGGCAGCCTGCTGCATTCGATCAAGCAGATGCAGCACCAGCTGACCGAGGTGATCGGGCGCATCCGGGTTTCGACCGACACGATCGCGACGGCCTCGGGGCAGATCGCAGTCGGCAACCAGGATCTTTCTTCGCGCACCGAAGAGCAGGCGAGTTCGCTGCAGCAGACGGCAGCGTCGATGGAAGAGCTCACCTCCACCGTCAAGCAGAACGCCGACAACGCGCGCCAGGCCAACCAGCTCGCCGTGTCCGCTTCGGAAGTCGCAGTCAAGGGCGGCAGTGTCGTCAGCCAGGTGGTCGACACCATGGGCTCGATCAATGCGTCCTCGCGCAAGATCGTGGACATCATCGGCGTCATCGACGGCATCGCGTTCCAGACCAACATCCTGGCATTGAACGCGGCCGTCGAAGCGGCCCGTGCCGGCGAACAGGGCAGGGGCTTTGCCGTCGTCGCTTCGGAAGTGCGCAACCTCGCGCAACGCTCGGCCGCAGCGGCCAAGGAAATCAAGACCCTGATCGGCGACTCGGTGGACAAGGTCGAGGAAGGCAGCAAGCAGGTGGCCGAGGCGGGCCGCACGATGCAAGAGATCGTCGGCAGCGTCAAGCGCGTGACCGACATCATGGGCGAGATCACGGCGGCCAGCCAGGAGCAGACCTCGGGCATCGAGCAGATCAACCAGGCGATCACGCAGATGGACCAGGTCACGCAGCAGAACGCGGCGCTGGTGGAAGAGGCCGCAGCGGCGGCGGCCTCGCTGCAGGAGCAGGCCGGCAGCCTCGTCGAGGCGGTCGGCGTCTTCAGCCTGCGGACCGCCTGA
- a CDS encoding ABC transporter substrate-binding protein: MKFLRPLLLVALWLGLAASAAAEQTELRYQGWTGQVTFPELAEDLGYLAPVKLEWIGNTISGPQDIQTVVTGDIDFGGAFNGAVAKLIAAHAPIKPVIAYYGVDDTTWNGYFVRADSPIRSARDLIGKKVAVNTLGAHHEFMLREFLARGGLTPAEIQQVTLVVVPPVSGEQALRQGQVELTTLGGVLRDKALERGGIRKLFSDLDLYGNFSAGTYVLRDKFIKDNPATARRFVEATARAIEWARNSPPEEVRARFDRIIAQRKRNEDNSTIKYWKSTGVAGKGGLIADKELQVWIDWLVKDGVLKPGQLRAATLYTNEFNPYRTEAVGVAAK; encoded by the coding sequence ATGAAATTCTTGCGTCCCCTTCTTCTCGTCGCGCTGTGGCTGGGCCTTGCCGCCTCGGCCGCCGCCGAACAAACCGAACTGCGCTACCAGGGCTGGACCGGCCAGGTCACCTTTCCCGAACTGGCCGAAGACCTCGGCTATCTCGCGCCCGTCAAGCTCGAGTGGATCGGCAACACCATCAGCGGTCCGCAGGACATCCAGACCGTGGTGACCGGCGACATCGATTTCGGCGGCGCCTTCAACGGCGCGGTGGCCAAGCTGATCGCTGCCCATGCGCCGATCAAGCCGGTGATCGCCTACTACGGCGTCGACGACACCACCTGGAACGGCTACTTCGTGCGCGCCGACAGCCCGATCCGCAGCGCGCGCGACCTGATCGGCAAGAAGGTCGCCGTCAACACGCTCGGCGCGCACCACGAGTTCATGCTGCGCGAGTTCCTCGCGCGCGGCGGCCTGACGCCGGCCGAGATCCAGCAGGTCACGCTGGTGGTGGTGCCGCCGGTCAGCGGCGAGCAGGCGCTGCGCCAGGGGCAGGTCGAACTGACGACGCTGGGCGGCGTGCTGCGCGACAAGGCGCTGGAACGCGGCGGCATCCGCAAGCTGTTCTCCGACCTCGACCTGTACGGCAACTTCAGCGCGGGGACTTACGTGCTGCGCGACAAGTTCATCAAGGACAACCCGGCCACCGCGCGCCGCTTCGTCGAGGCCACCGCGCGCGCCATCGAGTGGGCACGCAATTCGCCGCCCGAGGAAGTGCGAGCGCGCTTCGACAGGATCATCGCCCAGCGCAAGCGCAACGAAGACAACTCGACCATCAAGTACTGGAAGAGCACCGGCGTCGCCGGCAAGGGCGGGCTGATCGCCGACAAGGAACTGCAGGTCTGGATCGACTGGCTGGTGAAAGACGGTGTGCTCAAACCCGGCCAGCTGCGCGCGGCCACGCTCTACACCAACGAATTCAATCCATACCGCACCGAAGCGGTGGGCGTGGCGGCGAAATGA
- the flgK gene encoding flagellar hook-associated protein FlgK gives MSGSLFLTGLSGLSVARTALVTTAHNTANVYTPGYSRQVAEIASAGAISSGSGFIGSGANVSTVSRSYDRYLTAQLAAAQSASAALSTNSTQINRVDTLLADKTSGLTPLMQSFFASMQGVADTPADPAARQQLISSAQSLSSKFRSTDQYLSDLNSSINDQIGGSVDQINTYSSKIASLNKQISMLSDMAGGQPPNDLLDQRDQLVSQLGQIVDVKVLQQDNGKYNVFIATGQSLVVGDQAAKMVAGPSAADPTREALSLVGYAGNTSEISDETITGGSLGGLMAFRSQTLIPTQNAIGRLAMSISDAVNAQHKLGVDLNGALGQDFFTQATPGVLSNAGNTGNLVLGATLTDASQLTISDYSVEVRDVAGTLNYSVTRLSDKQSMGSFTSLPISFDGVTVAATSGTAQAGDTFLVQPTRTGARDLDVLVRDPAKVAAASPLSTGNTVGNQGSGAIGSASVDASYPASPLAATVTLGYDAASQTLSGFPAASPVTVTLADGTATTYAAGAAVPYTAGAAMSFGGISVSMTGAPAHGDTFTVGKNVSGVSDGSNALQLGALQRKATMGNGTTTFNGAYAQLVSEVGNRAMEIQVAGATQDSVTSQIKASQQSISGVNQDEETANLLMYQQMYQANAKVIQTASTMFDAILGISA, from the coding sequence ATGTCCGGAAGCTTGTTCCTCACGGGTCTGAGTGGCCTCAGCGTGGCCCGAACCGCGTTGGTGACCACGGCCCACAACACCGCCAACGTGTACACGCCGGGCTACAGCCGGCAGGTCGCCGAGATCGCCAGCGCCGGCGCCATCTCGAGCGGCTCGGGCTTCATCGGCAGCGGTGCCAACGTGAGCACCGTGTCGCGCAGCTACGACCGCTACCTCACCGCGCAGCTGGCCGCGGCGCAGTCGGCCTCCGCCGCGCTCAGCACCAACAGCACGCAGATCAATCGCGTCGATACGCTGCTGGCCGACAAGACCTCGGGCCTGACGCCGCTGATGCAGAGCTTCTTCGCCAGCATGCAGGGCGTGGCCGACACGCCCGCCGATCCGGCCGCGCGCCAGCAGCTCATCAGTTCGGCGCAGTCGCTGTCGAGCAAGTTCCGCTCCACCGACCAGTATCTGAGCGACCTGAACTCGTCGATCAACGACCAGATCGGCGGCAGCGTCGACCAGATCAACACCTACTCCAGCAAGATCGCCAGCCTCAACAAGCAGATCAGCATGCTCAGCGACATGGCCGGCGGCCAGCCGCCCAACGACCTGCTCGACCAGCGCGACCAGCTGGTGAGCCAGCTCGGCCAGATCGTCGACGTCAAGGTGCTGCAGCAGGACAACGGCAAGTACAACGTCTTCATCGCCACCGGCCAGTCGCTGGTGGTGGGCGACCAGGCAGCGAAGATGGTGGCCGGGCCGTCCGCGGCCGATCCGACGCGCGAGGCCCTGTCCCTGGTCGGCTACGCGGGCAACACCAGCGAGATCAGCGACGAGACCATCACCGGCGGCTCGCTCGGCGGCCTGATGGCCTTCCGCAGCCAGACGCTGATCCCGACGCAGAACGCCATCGGCCGGCTCGCGATGTCGATCTCGGATGCGGTCAACGCGCAGCACAAGCTCGGCGTCGATCTGAACGGCGCGCTGGGCCAGGACTTCTTCACCCAGGCCACGCCGGGCGTGCTGTCCAATGCAGGCAACACCGGCAACCTCGTGCTCGGCGCGACGCTCACCGATGCGTCGCAGCTCACGATCAGCGACTATTCGGTGGAAGTGCGCGATGTCGCGGGCACGCTCAACTATTCGGTGACGCGGCTGTCGGACAAGCAGTCGATGGGCAGCTTCACCAGCCTGCCGATCAGCTTCGACGGCGTCACCGTCGCCGCGACCAGCGGCACGGCGCAGGCCGGCGACACCTTCCTCGTGCAGCCGACGCGCACCGGTGCGCGCGACCTCGACGTGCTGGTGCGCGACCCGGCCAAGGTCGCCGCCGCATCGCCGCTTTCCACCGGCAACACCGTCGGCAACCAGGGCAGCGGCGCAATCGGCAGCGCGAGCGTCGATGCGAGCTATCCGGCCTCGCCGCTGGCCGCCACGGTGACGCTGGGCTACGACGCCGCGAGCCAGACGCTGTCGGGCTTCCCGGCCGCATCCCCGGTCACGGTGACGCTGGCCGACGGCACGGCCACCACCTATGCGGCGGGCGCTGCCGTGCCCTATACGGCCGGCGCGGCGATGAGTTTCGGCGGCATCAGCGTGAGCATGACCGGCGCGCCCGCGCACGGCGACACCTTCACCGTCGGCAAGAACGTCTCGGGCGTGTCCGACGGCAGCAATGCGCTGCAGCTCGGCGCGCTGCAACGCAAGGCCACGATGGGCAACGGCACCACCACTTTCAACGGCGCCTATGCGCAGCTGGTCAGCGAGGTCGGCAACCGCGCGATGGAGATCCAGGTCGCCGGCGCCACGCAGGACAGCGTGACCAGCCAGATCAAGGCCAGCCAGCAGTCCATCTCCGGCGTCAACCAGGACGAGGAAACCGCCAACCTGCTGATGTACCAGCAGATGTACCAGGCCAATGCGAAGGTGATCCAGACCGCATCGACCATGTTCGACGCGATCCTCGGCATCAGCGCCTGA